In one window of Campylobacter hepaticus DNA:
- a CDS encoding DUF2165 family protein has translation MQSKCFCISKMIRLSKVIILLTVASLAFIVVFGNITDYNSNFLFVSHVMSMDTKPDYLGNAIVYRAITSSFVHHISYIMIILFEAFIAFTALKGAIDMFKARNLDAQTFHNAKTFGIISLTSCCILWFFAFQVLAAEWFGMWMSKVWNGLFDATRLVTYMFLALIFISLKNDD, from the coding sequence ATGCAATCAAAATGTTTTTGTATAAGCAAGATGATTAGACTCTCAAAAGTGATTATTTTACTCACGGTTGCATCATTGGCATTTATCGTTGTTTTTGGAAATATAACAGATTATAATTCTAATTTTTTATTTGTTTCTCATGTTATGAGTATGGATACAAAACCTGATTATTTGGGTAATGCTATTGTTTATAGGGCTATTACTTCTTCTTTTGTACATCATATAAGTTATATTATGATTATTTTGTTTGAAGCTTTTATTGCTTTTACGGCTTTAAAAGGTGCTATTGATATGTTTAAGGCTAGAAATTTGGATGCTCAAACTTTTCATAATGCTAAAACTTTTGGTATTATTTCTTTAACTTCTTGTTGTATTTTATGGTTTTTTGCTTTTCAAGTACTTGCTGCAGAATGGTTTGGTATGTGGATGAGTAAAGTATGGAATGGTTTATTTGATGCTACAAGATTGGTAACTTATATGTTTTTAGCTTTAATTTTTATTTCTCTTAAAAATGATGATTAA
- the rho gene encoding transcription termination factor Rho, translated as MEKEKKQHQRTHTPVEGYKIEELKLLDLENLVKIANECEIENPREFRRQELIFEILKAQTKKGGFILFTGILEISQEGYGFLRGMDSNLSDSVNDAYVSNSQIRKFALRVGDIVTGQVREPKDQEKYYALLKIEAINYLPLQEAKERPLFDNLTPIFPTEKIKLEYDANKLTGRVLDLFTPIGKGQRGLIVAPPRTGKTELMKELASAIAKNHPEMHLIVLLVDERPEEVTDMQRCVKGEVFSSTFDLPAYNHVRVAELVIEKAKRMVEMGKDVIILLDSITRLARAYNTATPSSGKVLSGGVDANALHKPKRFFGAARNIENGGSLTIVATALIDTGSRMDDVIFEEFKGTGNSEIVLDRNISDRRIYPAINIIKSGTRKEELLQGTTTLQKIWAIRSAISQMDDVEALKFLYSKMLKTKDNVELLSIMNE; from the coding sequence ATGGAAAAAGAAAAAAAACAACATCAAAGAACCCACACTCCAGTGGAAGGTTATAAAATTGAAGAATTAAAATTACTAGACTTAGAAAATCTAGTTAAAATTGCCAATGAATGTGAAATTGAAAATCCACGCGAATTTCGCCGCCAAGAATTAATTTTTGAAATTTTAAAAGCACAAACTAAAAAAGGCGGATTCATACTTTTTACAGGAATTTTAGAAATTTCTCAAGAAGGCTATGGTTTTTTAAGAGGCATGGATTCTAATCTTAGTGATAGCGTTAATGATGCTTATGTTTCTAATTCACAAATCCGTAAATTTGCTCTGCGTGTAGGTGATATAGTAACAGGACAAGTAAGAGAACCCAAGGATCAAGAAAAATACTATGCTCTTTTAAAAATTGAAGCTATTAATTATCTACCCTTACAAGAAGCCAAAGAAAGACCTTTATTTGATAATCTAACCCCTATTTTTCCAACAGAAAAAATCAAACTTGAATATGATGCAAATAAACTCACAGGGAGAGTTTTAGATCTTTTCACTCCTATAGGAAAAGGACAACGTGGTCTTATTGTGGCACCTCCTAGAACCGGTAAAACAGAACTAATGAAAGAACTTGCAAGTGCTATTGCTAAAAATCATCCTGAAATGCATTTAATTGTTCTTTTAGTCGATGAAAGACCTGAAGAAGTTACTGATATGCAAAGATGCGTTAAAGGTGAAGTCTTTAGCTCAACTTTTGATCTGCCAGCTTATAATCATGTGCGTGTAGCTGAACTTGTTATAGAAAAAGCTAAAAGAATGGTGGAAATGGGTAAAGATGTTATTATTTTACTTGATAGCATTACAAGATTAGCAAGAGCTTATAATACAGCTACTCCAAGTAGTGGAAAAGTATTAAGCGGTGGGGTTGATGCTAATGCCTTACATAAACCAAAACGCTTTTTTGGTGCAGCAAGAAATATAGAAAATGGCGGATCTTTAACCATAGTAGCAACAGCCTTAATTGATACAGGATCAAGAATGGATGATGTTATTTTTGAAGAATTTAAAGGTACAGGAAATAGCGAAATAGTCCTTGATAGAAATATTTCAGACAGAAGAATCTACCCTGCAATTAATATTATTAAATCAGGAACAAGAAAAGAAGAATTACTCCAAGGCACAACAACCCTGCAAAAAATTTGGGCTATTCGATCGGCAATTTCTCAAATGGATGATGTAGAAGCATTGAAATTCTTATATTCTAAAATGCTTAAAACTAAAGACAATGTAGAACTTTTATCCATTATGAATGAGTAA
- a CDS encoding heavy metal translocating P-type ATPase: MEELHLKIGKMTCVNCSNAIERACKKLDGVEEASVSYINSSGVFLLKDLQKRQDIIKKIQNLGFEILEDEQSLIEYKIKKHLKLRNNLIISIVLSAIVMYCEMFMTNSLSKHLQMLLSFFGIFYCGRDFFYHAFLGLKNQNLDMNTLVSLGVLSALIYSFLVYLSIFNVKDLYFSGAMMIISFVLLGKYFESKVKFKAQSYQKMLEKIDTKKAKILLENGEIKEITSSFVKSDDVLLVQEGESIVVDGIIQEGSAELDMSFLNGEFFPVFKKQGDEVQAGSIVLNGVLEIKASKKAVDSTLEQIKDLVFQAGNIKSPLVHLVDRVSRYFVGIIILFAFFVFVFWLIRVDMNTAFLHACAVLLISCPCALGLATPIALVVASSKAAKNFILIKNPAALEKLALTKYVFLDKTGTLTQDTLNVFAHNLLKHDFDKLCQIESLSSHPIAKALSKNKTFCLQGEGKVIIGSGISYKEDNDIYLAGNAQFLHENHIKTQEADIFFDSFKDRADIRVYFAKNKQCLGGVLLSNALKNGAKELILDLKKQGLKTIILSGDNKKNVEKIAKKLQVDEFYAQLKSEEKLQKIKEVAKTFFIGDGINDAPALNAANVSMSFSKANELAKKTGDFILIQEDLKAIVFCFKLAKKTRKIIKLNLFWAFSYNVFCIPVAAGFVPFISLSPHIAALAMGISSISVVLNSLRLKYI, encoded by the coding sequence ATGGAAGAATTACATCTTAAAATAGGAAAAATGACTTGCGTAAATTGTTCTAATGCTATAGAAAGAGCGTGTAAAAAGCTTGATGGTGTTGAGGAAGCTAGTGTGTCTTATATCAATTCTAGCGGTGTTTTTTTACTTAAAGATCTACAAAAACGTCAAGATATTATAAAGAAGATTCAAAATTTAGGTTTTGAAATTTTAGAAGATGAACAAAGTTTAATTGAATATAAAATCAAAAAACATTTAAAATTAAGAAACAATTTAATTATAAGTATTGTTTTAAGTGCGATTGTTATGTATTGTGAAATGTTTATGACAAATTCTTTGTCTAAGCATCTTCAAATGCTTTTGAGTTTTTTTGGAATATTTTATTGTGGTAGAGATTTTTTTTATCATGCTTTTTTAGGACTTAAAAATCAGAATTTGGATATGAATACTTTAGTATCTTTAGGTGTTTTAAGTGCTTTGATTTATTCTTTTTTAGTGTATTTGAGTATTTTTAATGTGAAAGATTTATATTTTAGTGGGGCTATGATGATTATTTCTTTTGTGCTTTTGGGTAAATATTTTGAAAGCAAGGTAAAATTTAAAGCCCAATCTTATCAAAAAATGCTTGAAAAAATAGATACTAAAAAAGCAAAAATTTTACTTGAAAATGGGGAAATTAAAGAAATTACAAGTTCTTTTGTTAAAAGTGATGATGTGCTTTTAGTACAAGAAGGCGAAAGTATTGTTGTTGATGGAATCATACAAGAAGGTAGTGCAGAACTTGATATGAGTTTTTTAAATGGGGAATTTTTTCCTGTATTTAAAAAACAAGGTGATGAAGTACAAGCAGGTTCTATAGTTTTAAATGGTGTTTTGGAGATTAAAGCAAGCAAAAAAGCTGTAGATAGTACTTTAGAGCAAATTAAAGATTTGGTTTTCCAAGCTGGTAATATAAAAAGTCCTTTAGTTCATTTAGTAGATCGTGTTTCAAGATATTTTGTTGGTATTATCATTCTTTTTGCTTTTTTTGTCTTTGTTTTTTGGTTGATACGAGTAGATATGAATACGGCTTTTTTACATGCTTGTGCAGTACTTTTAATTTCTTGTCCTTGTGCTTTGGGGCTTGCTACTCCTATTGCTTTAGTAGTAGCAAGTTCTAAAGCTGCAAAAAATTTTATTCTTATTAAAAATCCTGCTGCTTTAGAAAAATTAGCTTTAACTAAATATGTTTTTTTGGATAAAACAGGTACGCTAACTCAAGATACTTTAAATGTCTTTGCGCATAATCTTTTAAAACATGATTTTGATAAATTATGTCAAATTGAAAGTTTAAGTTCTCATCCTATAGCTAAAGCATTATCTAAAAATAAGACTTTTTGTTTACAAGGCGAAGGCAAAGTTATCATAGGATCAGGTATTAGTTATAAAGAAGATAATGATATATATTTAGCAGGAAATGCACAATTTTTACATGAGAATCATATTAAAACTCAAGAAGCAGATATATTTTTTGATTCTTTTAAAGATCGCGCAGATATTAGGGTTTATTTTGCTAAAAATAAACAATGTTTAGGAGGTGTTTTATTAAGCAATGCTTTAAAAAATGGAGCTAAAGAACTGATTTTAGATTTAAAAAAACAAGGTTTAAAAACAATTATTTTAAGCGGAGATAATAAAAAAAATGTAGAAAAAATAGCCAAAAAACTACAAGTTGATGAATTTTATGCTCAACTTAAAAGCGAGGAAAAACTTCAAAAAATTAAAGAAGTTGCAAAAACTTTTTTTATAGGCGATGGAATTAATGATGCACCAGCTTTAAATGCAGCCAATGTAAGTATGAGTTTTTCAAAAGCTAATGAACTTGCTAAAAAAACAGGAGATTTTATATTAATACAAGAAGATTTAAAAGCCATTGTTTTTTGTTTTAAGCTTGCTAAAAAAACAAGAAAAATTATTAAGTTGAATCTTTTTTGGGCTTTTTCATATAATGTATTTTGCATTCCTGTTGCAGCAGGTTTTGTGCCTTTTATCTCTTTAAGTCCTCATATAGCCGCTCTTGCTATGGGAATTAGTTCTATTAGTGTGGTTCTTAATTCTTTAAGATTAAAATATATTTAA
- a CDS encoding heavy-metal-associated domain-containing protein has translation MQFKVKNINCINCVNLIKNSLEYKFGLIQIDLDSKILSIDLKEEQILDFTKEIKELGFEIIERL, from the coding sequence ATGCAATTTAAAGTAAAAAATATTAATTGTATAAATTGCGTTAATTTAATAAAAAATTCGCTTGAGTATAAATTTGGATTAATACAAATAGATTTAGATAGCAAAATTTTAAGTATTGATTTAAAAGAAGAGCAAATTCTTGATTTTACAAAAGAAATTAAAGAATTGGGATTTGAAATTATAGAGCGTTTATAA
- a CDS encoding DNA polymerase III subunit gamma/tau → MLQALAIKYRPKTFDELIGQKTVSISLKYALNHNRLAHAYLFSGLRGSGKTSSARIFSRALVCDKGPSDTPCGTCKQCLAALEAKHIDIIEMDAASNRGLEDIQILIEQTKYSPSMARFKIFIIDEVHMLTSQAANALLKTLEEPPNYVKFILATTDPLKLPTTVLSRTQHFRFKQIPQNEILNHLKEILIKENVEFEEEALKFIARSGNGSLRDTLTLLDQAIIFCQNKINIDKITDMLGFLNPEKIKAFYQAILTQNKNKVFDYLEELQDYEASSVIDEMIFYLKESFFAKSTEFSTLIYERFFRILSRAKNMLSDDDGFTLCIMAFMMIEASHLKEIDLQIQEIQEKNSFENTSKTIHTNPIIPQLEKKEKEKNVYEILLESIYDRDFELGECFKQNTQFISFENNILNISSNAQGQDRHILNKGFKLIQELFKIKFGENANIKVQKALLIDESKLQPLTQELPNNKNINIQSSINMLKEGAKKFDPQEDLKEALKDCFGEPSIEN, encoded by the coding sequence ATGCTCCAAGCTCTAGCTATTAAATACAGACCTAAAACCTTTGATGAACTCATAGGTCAAAAAACCGTTAGCATAAGCTTAAAATACGCTCTTAATCATAATCGTTTAGCTCATGCTTATCTTTTTTCAGGCCTTAGAGGTAGCGGAAAAACTTCTAGTGCTAGAATTTTTTCTCGTGCCTTAGTTTGCGATAAAGGTCCAAGTGATACCCCATGTGGAACATGTAAACAATGCCTTGCTGCGCTTGAAGCTAAGCATATAGATATCATAGAAATGGATGCTGCTAGTAATAGAGGACTTGAAGACATACAAATCTTAATTGAACAAACTAAATATTCTCCTTCTATGGCAAGATTTAAAATTTTTATTATTGATGAAGTACATATGTTAACTTCTCAAGCTGCTAATGCACTTTTAAAAACCCTAGAAGAACCGCCCAATTATGTTAAATTTATCCTTGCAACCACTGATCCTTTAAAGTTACCTACTACAGTACTTTCAAGAACACAACATTTTCGCTTTAAGCAAATTCCACAAAATGAAATTTTAAACCATTTAAAAGAAATTTTAATTAAAGAAAATGTTGAATTTGAAGAAGAAGCTTTAAAATTTATCGCAAGAAGTGGAAATGGATCTTTAAGGGATACCTTAACCTTGCTTGATCAAGCTATTATTTTTTGTCAAAATAAAATTAATATAGACAAAATTACAGATATGCTAGGATTTTTAAACCCTGAAAAAATTAAAGCTTTTTACCAAGCCATTTTAACACAAAATAAAAACAAGGTTTTTGATTATTTAGAAGAATTACAAGACTATGAAGCTTCAAGTGTTATTGATGAAATGATTTTTTATTTAAAAGAAAGTTTTTTTGCCAAAAGTACAGAATTTTCTACTTTAATTTATGAAAGGTTTTTTCGTATTTTATCAAGAGCAAAAAATATGCTTAGCGATGATGATGGTTTTACACTATGCATTATGGCTTTTATGATGATAGAAGCAAGCCATTTAAAAGAAATTGATTTACAAATTCAAGAAATACAAGAAAAAAATAGTTTTGAGAATACATCAAAAACAATTCATACAAATCCTATTATACCTCAGTTAGAAAAAAAAGAAAAAGAAAAAAATGTTTATGAAATTTTACTTGAGAGTATTTATGATAGAGATTTTGAATTAGGAGAGTGTTTTAAACAAAATACACAATTTATTAGTTTTGAAAATAATATTTTAAACATAAGTTCAAATGCTCAAGGGCAAGATCGCCATATACTCAATAAAGGTTTTAAGCTTATACAAGAACTTTTCAAAATCAAATTTGGAGAAAATGCAAATATTAAAGTACAAAAAGCTCTTTTAATTGATGAAAGTAAACTCCAACCACTTACACAAGAACTTCCTAATAATAAAAATATAAATATACAATCTTCTATTAATATGCTTAAAGAAGGGGCCAAAAAATTTGACCCTCAAGAAGATCTTAAAGAAGCCCTAAAAGACTGTTTTGGAGAACCTAGTATAGAAAATTAA
- a CDS encoding threonine/serine ThrE exporter family protein has translation MQKPDIQELSDFLIKYTKTLLSAGTYTARVAKCVGRIAEIYDYEININFFFHHITLNIVDKQNSSIQRTYIVSNNHAYVNFRLIFDLSALSWAIYDHKYEFDKAKIVFEQICEQKRHSYLLNLLFVSMANSAFCRLFGGDFGAGVLVFFATFIGLILRFVLTKFNIDLRMQYILCSFISSWFVFFGLDMEYTNTSDIALGSSILYLIPGVFFINSVIDILKDNILMGLSRIINVAILVCCIALGIYITLSISNFGILQ, from the coding sequence ATGCAAAAACCTGATATACAAGAATTAAGTGATTTTTTGATTAAATATACTAAAACTTTATTGAGTGCTGGAACTTATACAGCTAGGGTTGCAAAATGTGTAGGACGTATAGCTGAGATTTATGATTATGAAATTAATATTAATTTCTTTTTTCATCATATTACTTTAAATATTGTAGATAAGCAAAATAGTTCTATTCAAAGAACTTATATAGTCTCTAATAACCATGCTTATGTGAATTTTAGACTTATTTTTGATTTAAGTGCTTTAAGTTGGGCAATTTACGATCATAAATATGAATTTGATAAAGCTAAAATAGTTTTTGAGCAAATTTGTGAACAAAAAAGGCATTCTTATTTACTTAATCTTTTATTTGTTTCTATGGCTAATTCTGCTTTTTGTAGGCTTTTTGGAGGAGATTTTGGTGCAGGAGTTTTAGTTTTTTTTGCAACTTTTATAGGTTTAATTTTAAGATTTGTATTAACAAAATTTAATATAGATTTAAGAATGCAATATATTCTTTGCTCTTTTATTTCTTCTTGGTTTGTATTTTTTGGACTTGATATGGAGTATACAAATACTTCTGATATAGCTTTAGGTTCTAGTATTTTATATCTTATACCTGGGGTATTTTTTATCAATTCTGTGATTGATATATTAAAAGATAATATTTTAATGGGATTAAGCCGTATTATTAACGTAGCTATTCTTGTTTGTTGTATAGCACTTGGAATTTATATTACTCTTAGCATTTCTAATTTTGGGATTTTACAATGA
- a CDS encoding threonine/serine exporter family protein, which produces MIEFVLKDMFFAAVAGFGFSYACNPPFKTLILSAFLAAIAHGLRFVLIEYFYFQTLAIATFIASFCIGCLGIGLAKIIKIPAEIIVFPALIPMIPGIYAYKAILYLISFIRSEDLKARSEFLVQFFDYFFTTLSITLALAIGVSVTLLIFFEQNFMMSRNAKKH; this is translated from the coding sequence ATGATAGAATTTGTTTTAAAGGATATGTTTTTTGCTGCGGTGGCGGGATTTGGTTTTTCTTATGCGTGCAATCCTCCTTTTAAAACTCTTATTTTATCTGCATTTTTAGCAGCTATTGCTCATGGATTGCGTTTTGTTTTAATAGAATATTTTTATTTTCAAACTTTGGCTATTGCTACTTTTATTGCTTCTTTTTGCATCGGTTGTTTAGGTATTGGTTTAGCAAAAATCATTAAAATTCCAGCTGAAATTATTGTTTTTCCTGCACTTATTCCTATGATACCAGGAATTTATGCTTATAAAGCTATTTTGTATTTGATTTCTTTTATACGTAGTGAAGACTTAAAAGCTAGATCTGAATTTTTAGTGCAATTTTTTGATTATTTTTTTACTACACTTTCTATAACTTTAGCTTTAGCTATAGGAGTGAGCGTTACTTTATTAATCTTTTTTGAACAAAATTTTATGATGAGCAGGAATGCTAAAAAACATTAA